The genomic interval CTGGTGTTGTGATGAAGTGAGCAGTAAAAGTCGTATTGAGATGAGTGCTTTCTTTATTCTCTCACATTCTTAGACAGCACACAGAGAAGGCACTCATGCAACACGAGCACACTAACGGGGCTGACGTCCATTTTCCTGAAGCCTTTCCAGTCTTTTCTTATTCATCTGTAACAGCAGCTTTCTGCAGCCGCCTCTCATCACTGGACACAAAACACTGAGTCTGAAATCAAAGATCAATCTGATTGAGCCAGTCgacgagtggggggggggtgcgtgAAGCAGAGATCGGGGGGGTGAAGGTTTGTGCGTAACGACTCAAGTGCAACATAAGTTAAACGAGATGTGGGGACGAGAAAGAGAAACGTGTCTGAGCGGAGTTCTGCCATCGTGCCAGAGTCAGGAAGAGAAATCATAATCGTTTCCCCgggggaggaggcagagggaagtatgggggggggggggggggggggggtccaggtTTTCTAGATGGGCAGCTGGAAGGTGATGTCCACCTGAGCTTCTTTAGCCAGTGACACGATCTCAGAAAGCTTCACAACCTgaggacacagaagaagaaactctGCGTTAGTTCATCTCGTGTCTTTCAGCCGACGCTTCTCAGCTGAACGATTCAAATCTATACACATTTATACTAACCAGATTTCTGTTTATATTTcatgaatattgttttttttaatgcttttaatGTGGAGAACTGTGGTCACGTCTGTATAAATTAATCTTTACTTGTTCTCTGTTCCAGACATGAATATTAATACACAGTATATTTCTGGTAAAGTTCGTACATCGACCTTTTCAGAATCCGTTTTCTATTCGACTCCTGAACTTTGCTGAGTTGTGTCGTTCATCACACTGAAGAGAATCCGCCTCCATCACATCACTGTCAGTTCGATGCTGACGCCACAGCTCGGCTCTTTGACTATTTATCAAATTAACTTTGCATCATTTATTCTcaactttttttattatcttgttTATTCagactttttctattttagctTCCGTTTTATTAAAATCTCATTAAACTGCATTAAGACAGGAAACGATGGGAGCGATGGGAAGGAGGGTTTTAATATAGATCTCTCCTGATACTGGTTTgcttatgtctgtgtgtgtctgtgggtgtgtgtctgtctgtatgtgtgtctgtgtgcgtgtaccATTTTGGCCGCTTCGTCCAGGTCGTCGCAGGCGAGGATCTTCAGTGGACTGGCAGCGATCAGAGCTTTAGCGTCGTCCACTCTCGTTCCTAGAAGACAAAACCCAGATTTTAGATTTCACACGAAAAGTAATTAATCAGCTTGAAAGAAACCGTTTGAATTTCACACGAAAACTCCCGATAGGAAAGAACCACTGAAACAAAACCATGTCTCCTTCAAGAGAAAGTGTAAAGAAGCAGAACAAAGAACCGACTCCCTGAGGAGAGCGTCCGCTCGTTTAGCctctaaacacaaacaacaacacgtcTGTTCTCCAACATGTTTAATTTCTAACAGCGATGGATTCAGTTCTGAAGAAAGTTGATTAATAACCTTTTTCATCAGCAGGAGAAATGTCcacatgtttaaaaacacaataatctaCAGTTCATTTGGTTTCATGTTTCCAGGCCATTGGACTAAGACCCTGAACTCTGCCCCAACActgccagctgtgtgtgtgtgtgtgtgtgtgtgtgtgtgtgtgtgtgtgtgtgtgtgtgtgtctgtgtgtgtgtgtaccttgtaACCGGACCACGATGGGGATCTTCAGTTCCAGGTCTCTCACAGCCATGATGATGCCCTGAGCGATGACATCACACCTCATGATGCCTCCGAAGATGTTGACCATGATGGCCTGAACCTGCCACCGGCCACAACGCGCACAATTAAAAACTGTCATGAGCTCAAACTCACAGTTTCATATTTTCAAATCAGCACTAGCGTTAGCTACCATTAAGCTATGCTAACATACAGCTAACATTagatagcagcagcagcaggcgtgTTCTTACCTTCCTGTCAGACGTGATGAGTTTGAACGCCTCGGTCACCTGATGAGCTGTGGCTCCGCCTCCCACATCCAGGAAGTTGGCTGGAGTGCCGCCATGCAGCTTGATGATGTCCATGGTGGCCATGGCCAGACCGGCTCCGTTCACTGAACAGAAGAAACGTCAGAGGCTGATCCCGGTGctgtttgaatatttctgatgtGAAACAGTCAATACAGATGGACAACGTCTCCATAGCTGCAGGATGGATGTCTCTgatacacatgctcgaccaatcaggagccagCCTCAGCCGTCAATCATAACGTTTAGgtttttatatcattaaaaactaattaacaccaaattttattcatgtgtcatttcattaatgtttttgtttggtccatgtcccgtctgctaacatggaggagacagagtcTTTGAGcattactgcagccagacaccagggggcttCATGGTGTCGGCCTCACTGACCCAGGCAGCCGATGGTTCCGTCCAGGCCGATGTAGTTCAGGTCGGCCTTGGCGGCCTGCCGGTCCCGGGGGTCCTCCTGGGTCCAGTCCTGCAGGTCGAACACTTTCTTCTGGCGGTACTCAGCGTTGGAGTCGAAGTTGATTTTGGCGTCCATGCACATCACTGTTGACAGAGAGACACGAGAGTCACAGCAGAAGAATCACTTCCAGACGCCATCTGCTGCCACAGATTCTCCTTCTCTGTCCAACAAGTTCAGACTTCTCAGGATTTAATCAGATTTCCAATCCCCGGCTACAGATCAACTTgattgctcaagggcacttgaACAATAagtgtagagacagagagagtccAGCTCCGACTGACGGTCACTGACTCCTCAGAGTGTCAGGAGGTACTCACAGATATTTATCATATGATCTACGTCCAGGTCAAAACATCTGGTGTCATAGTTTGAGTTTATGGAGCCGCTCTGTGTCATTGgtcattttattcaaattagaGATTGTTCATGAGTAAATGTCCACGTCTCCCAGCTGCGTGGGAACGTGTCACAGTTACTGGTATTTAATGAAGGAACTCGACCGAGTGGAGTCAAAGCACCaccaacagaaaacagcacattgaGGGTTAAACCAggttttaatataaatatataaatacctCAAGCAAATCTGCCAAAAATGAATGTAAGTAAATCTGATGTCCTCAGAAGTCATGGTATgagtgaggttgtgtgtgtgtgtgtgtgtgtgtgtgtgtgtgtaccgatGCCAGAAGAGTCCTCCACCATGGGGTTGATCTCCAACATGGAGGCGTCGTACTTCATGAACACGTTGTACAGTTTCATCATGTTCTCCGCCGCCTTGTTCACCAGCGCCGGCGGGAAGCCCATCTTCTCAGCCACCTGCGGCGCCACGAGAATCATGACATCACACATCGTCCATCGAATCAGCAGCAGAACTCAAATCAATGATCAGGGAATCGAACTGGGATCAATGTGCACGTGACGGTTGAGCCTCGTACTCATGAACCCAGAGGAATCTCTCATCTTAGCCTCGTTCAGCTCATCGTCTTGTTTTCCTGCATCACAGCTTG from Pleuronectes platessa chromosome 14, fPlePla1.1, whole genome shotgun sequence carries:
- the sucla2 gene encoding succinate--CoA ligase [ADP-forming] subunit beta, mitochondrial isoform X1, whose amino-acid sequence is MATSLICGRLTASLRNSGARSAASSASRVLGGSSGLFGGHVSQQHPPHLQQQQRNLSLHEYMSIGLLKEAGISVPEGLVASSSEEAYAVAKQLGSKDLVVKAQVLAGGRGKGTFEGGLKGGVRIVYSPEEARDISSQMIGRKLYTKQTGEAGRICNQVFICERRYPRREYYFAITMERTFQGPVLIGSSQGGVNIEDVAAENPDAIVKEPIDIVEGIKMEQAVKVAEKMGFPPALVNKAAENMMKLYNVFMKYDASMLEINPMVEDSSGIVMCMDAKINFDSNAEYRQKKVFDLQDWTQEDPRDRQAAKADLNYIGLDGTIGCLVNGAGLAMATMDIIKLHGGTPANFLDVGGGATAHQVTEAFKLITSDRKVQAIMVNIFGGIMRCDVIAQGIIMAVRDLELKIPIVVRLQGTRVDDAKALIAASPLKILACDDLDEAAKMVVKLSEIVSLAKEAQVDITFQLPI
- the sucla2 gene encoding succinate--CoA ligase [ADP-forming] subunit beta, mitochondrial isoform X2, encoding MCCASSGSKDLVVKAQVLAGGRGKGTFEGGLKGGVRIVYSPEEARDISSQMIGRKLYTKQTGEAGRICNQVFICERRYPRREYYFAITMERTFQGPVLIGSSQGGVNIEDVAAENPDAIVKEPIDIVEGIKMEQAVKVAEKMGFPPALVNKAAENMMKLYNVFMKYDASMLEINPMVEDSSGIVMCMDAKINFDSNAEYRQKKVFDLQDWTQEDPRDRQAAKADLNYIGLDGTIGCLVNGAGLAMATMDIIKLHGGTPANFLDVGGGATAHQVTEAFKLITSDRKVQAIMVNIFGGIMRCDVIAQGIIMAVRDLELKIPIVVRLQGTRVDDAKALIAASPLKILACDDLDEAAKMVVKLSEIVSLAKEAQVDITFQLPI